cagagaaaccctgtctcgaaaaaccaaaaaaaaaaagaaagaaagaaagaaagaaagaaagaaagaaagaaagaaagaaagaaagaaaagaaagaaagaaagaaagaaagaagaaagaaagaagaaagaaagaaagaaagaaagaaagaaagaaagaaagaaagaaagaaagaaagaaagaaagaaagaaagaaagaaagaaagaaagaaagaaaaaagacatcaaAAACACCTCTAGGAACCAGGTATGATGACTGTGGCAAGAGGgaccaacctgggttacatggtgagatcctgttttGATGTGCGTGTACATGTAATGCTAGATTAATTCACCCTGGATCGTTCTGGTTTTCTGTTAAACTAAAACTTCCTGCTTCATTTTAGAAGAAACTTGGCCACACTCTCCTGCCTCAAACAATGGAAACCCAGCCCAGCGATCAAGTCCACAGGAACAAGAGGACTTTCTAGTCTTATGTTTAGTTTTATGGTAACAAAGCCAGCATTGTGGTAATACAGTCTGAATAAAAGCAAactgtgtaaaataaaaaataaataataaaccttGTGCTTGAAAGGAAGATTtcaagccaggaagtggtggcacacagatctccaagttccaggccagcctagtcgacggagttccaggacagccagaactgctatgacagagaaaccctgtctcagagaaaaaaggaaaagaaaaaaggaaatttcatAATTTAGCCAAAAAATAAACATCCTTCGAAACATTAATACAGATAATTAAAATTTGCTGTATGCAAAGCTAGGGTGCGaactggggagagaaagaggaagaaaggaagctggCCCACATGTCCTATGCCTATAAAATCATTTTAGAAccaagataatttttaaaggacaATAGGTAGCTGTGTAGTGAATACtcataattaaaacaacaaatgtCAATACAAACATttctcactaaaaaaaaaaaaaaacaccttaggAAAATAGcaagtatgtttttctttttaactcgATACTTGAAAGATCAGATCTACATAATAAGCCCAGAGCATTAGACAGGCCTGCCCATCTGGGCTGTCACCTGTTTAACCTTTCAAATTCTAAGAAAAACTACAAACCTGACCTTCAGGAAAAGAAAACTCTACACAGGCCTGACATGTACACTGATACCTGTTTAGGCTGTTAAGCACTTTCCTTAGACGTGAGAAATGTTTAGGCCAAGCTGGGGGTTGGAAAAGTGGGggagtggtgcaggcctttaatcccagcaggcagaggaagatggatctccgtgagttcgaggccagtctggtctacaaagtgagttccaggacagccagagctacacagaggaaacctgtctcaaaaaacaaaaccaaataaataaattttatatatgtgtgtgtgtgtgtgtgtgtgtgtgtgtgtgtgtgtgtgtgtataaaatacacatacacaccagagatggcttagtgggtaaaagtacttgctactAAGTACCTGTCAACTCAAGCTCTAACTCGGGACTtgcagggcagagggaagaacCAACCCTGATAAACTGCCCTGTGACTTCCACAAGAGGGCGATGGCATACACGACCTCACGagtatgcacacgcacacacgcacacacacacacaagactttaatgtttgttatttttttaattatttagtaaGAGAATTGCTTAAACACAAATTTTCAAAACCGTATTTTACTCGTAAGCAGCCCAATTCTAGCAGTCTACTCCATCATTCCCTGATGTCATCAGTTCCTGCATTTCCTTTGACCTCTCCAGGTCCTCTCCAGTATCTCAGGCCTTCCTGGCCTGACTCAGTTCATCTCTGTAGCCCAAGTGCTCCCTTCTCAAATTCCCAACTCCCTACGTGTGATCGTTCCACCGACATGGTACCGCTGGTGCCTCTCTAGTCTGTACTCGTCCCTCTTCTGCATCCTTCAGTGGATTCCTCCCTAACCCTTTCCTGGGTCTCTTCCACCCACTTCTACTGCCAGAACATCCTGGAGGGTAGACCTCATAACTTAACATCAGCACTTTAACACCACTGGGTCATTTTTATTCACTCCATTCCCTTCAAAGAGCTATCTTCTCTACTCGTTTAGTTCCaatttgaaacaaaaagaaaatattttagccATAAAGTAATCATTAGCTAATGTTGACACATCTGCTGAGGACTAGACATGCTACTCTGTGGTGAGTGCACACCTGAGCCCTTGTGAGGTCCAGCACTGGAGAGGGCTGCTGAAGGctccctctcacacacaaatgGACAGGGTACAGTCATTGATACTGAGAATTTACAAATCCTACTTTTCTCCTCTCCGACACATGAATCCCAGTGCTGCTGTGGacatcgctctgtatgctgtaaatgtgttgctctgattgattaagtGCTGATtagtcagtagccaggcagaaagtataggagggacaagcagagaattctgggaacaggaaggctgagtcaggagacgctgccagcagctgccataagaagcaagatgtaaaggtactgataagccacaagccccgtgacaaggtatagatttatagaaatgggttaatttaagatgtaagatctagctagtgcaaggcgtttacccaccaacaccactgttccccagagttttcttgagtgcgagcaacagaagtattagatagaaggatttagattatggagataaacagaaaataaaggatagcctcgagagagccctgtctctgccccagggtatttatagagatgccaaggggtggagcaaaagacctccccaagcacagccaagtgagcatctcagatacctgcactcaggccccaTGGtcatcatcctctctatgcggacctgctgggtaaaggcacgaggaacctgaaaacgggctcccacaagctagcaagaagcctgagccattaggccatacagttcataattaatataagcctctgtatgtttatttgggtctgagcagctgtgagcccaggcaggaagaagattttaaaacagagctaaaaacagcttcctagttctctaagttagcagcagcctgcaggcttgagctactctatggcgtGTTCATGGTATGcaggcttgacctacagcatggcgGGAATGTGTGGTGGAATTAGGCTTGGCTAgtacagaccccccccccaaaaaaaaaaaaaggtttctgggctacacactgctttgatagaaacagagacccactgctCCTGAGAGTTGATGGTATACATGGCTcccagacccagagctggtggtaaacatagtTCCGCCATGTTGacaagctgaggtgggcagagaatGCTGCAGTtcaaagcaatagattcacaataagacagattcagatgggataaacctctaaacggtttacagtgtgtgtaaaaatgtacataggcttggaagagagaaaaaaagtaatatatgcagttatataaacaaatagtttaaaaaaataaagtctttaaagagaatgtaaaatatttaaaagccacataaaaatggatatcaaacagagaatctggattgtgttgtctttgggagttttaactgcagaaagacatttgatttgtAAAGGCTGTTCAGTTAAACCAGTATATATATggtattttaacttcaaaattcagatctaaggatatgttgctttggaaaggaggctctgcttttgtttccacagatttgttccagattaagatacaacaggtttgaccagccaagactgcctgaaaggtctctgatgacaccatggcccagatgatccaacatccagaaccgtttcaaggcaactggctcagacaatagaGCCTCACCGACTACTCCATAATCCAAAAATtttctgtgtccccataagaatatagtgccctcatccagcaggaagtagtatgagaagccacacccaaattcccaaatataccaagctggctttggagatagaattggctcactccttctctaaatccaagcatattGGTAAAACAAAAGGTTGAGatattcttctgtcccatatcaagagccctctggtgtgggacagaggaaaaccattatttttatttaaaacaggttgattataaatacgatctttctaaagaaaaaaaggagatagCATAGAtatgacaggataaaagggtaggttAATGAaccttttaaagagcaacttgtttagaaatgttttacattgctatggattttagtttattgatacaagtttaaacttaattttgttatactatatatatatgtatttctactctcgtttgaggtatgtttatgtaactcatttagattataatggataattaaaaatacagatactTATAGTCaatttttctaggtatacatagatataatccaactaggtaggtaatcttcaaacacttcaaagacctacagaatatgacatttaaaaatttagactttctggacagtgagacatgtctgctcctggcagcaccgatttacttcagagaagatggacctcaaagacactctatatggagtctatcttcttcttggcaaaaataaacatttgggcaaaaaactgttcttgcctggactgcttgacaaatgATGTATTgcctggacatgcaggacccataggaagctgaccactgaactttgcttggcaaaatggtccttcagaggctcctgctttgcagaggaaactacaggacacagagagaagtgacagactctaggcctgtgggctgaagacagatgcccaactttacaaaggaacttttgatgactgtccaggcttccagctgtctctgtttttagttttacttttttgtttttgtcacttTATGAACTTAtttccaaaagagtaaaaacaagaaacatcAAAGAAAACACAGTAAGGAATCTTATGTCTTTGCTTCCGAAAAATAGGTTAGAAATTTCAAAGAAAGCAAGGGGATAAAAAAATCTGGTTACCTGGATTCTCTATCAACTCACTAAACAACCAGTAAATAGTTAAAGGGTTTATGTTGTCACCTGAGTAGTACTGTTCTTCAAATCTTTCAGTAGACTACAGATAATGGTTAAGTATGGTGACTATTTAAATCAGGACATCTAGTTTAACCAAATACTCAAGAGGCCAAGTTGTTTGTGGAGGGTTACataatagagaccctgtctcaaaaaaaaaagtctttcttctGGCTTTGGGTACTCAAATGCAAGCACCAATAAAACTAAGTCACCCTCATGATGAGGTCACAAGAATGAAGCACCACCACTTGGAAGCAAGTTTGCGATTTTTATTAAGAGCACTCAAGTTTTTCATATCCTTTACCCAGTATTTTCACTTCTAGAAatctttaagaaaacatttcaagcTTTCCATTAGTCATTTgtaacaggcattcaaaaagaaataagcaaacacaCAATAACTGGGAATGTCAAACACACTATGACATGTACATTCACTAGATTATTATATAGCcactaaaaatatttcaaacatctATTAACATGGTAATTGCTTGTGACATAATGACAAGGAAAAGTAGGCTGAATACTAAATATACACAATATAGTATCACTTGTTAAAAAACACCAAAATATCAGCAGTGGCTATATTTGAGATGCAAAATTAGTACTGACTGTTAGTTAACATTTCATCTTTATGcttttacatattttgtttttaatatagaaCATATATtgttataaccaaggaaaatcctaaagaaatacatacataatgaTTTCTACACATTCACACAGGAACAAATTTTATATACTAAAAATCACAACATTAAGCCAATTTAcgactttttttaaacaaactaaaTAGAACCTGGAAAATCTAACACTAACTTGAAATATTTCTGTTCTAAACATACAACTTGAAATGTGGCTCATAAtgatcccagcatttaagaggcagaggcaagaggatctctgtgagctctaggGCAGTCTGGTcgatatagcaagttccaggacagtcagggttacatagagaaaccctgaaataaggaaggaaaaagggagggagagactgaagcagaagaatAGCTAttaagttcaaatccagcctggtcttcataacGAGTTTTAgtccaaccagggctacatagtgggaccttactcaaaacaaacaactccaGCCAGGAATGGTAGGCACAAGCAGGCAGATTTTGAGACTGAGTTTGAAGACAGgttgaatacatttaaaaattaaaaaaaaaaaaaaaaaagagcaaagcatACATAAAAATTCtatagaatttttaattttatgtagtcTGGCTGAAAGTTTCCCAATGGCCTCAATAAGTGAGTAATCACAAAACTAACACAATAAATTATAATTAGGCATAATAGTTAAGCTTTTATAGatactttgactttaaaaaaaaaaagactggtaaATTCTAACATTTCTAATCATATAATATGAAccacaggaagaaaaatgttagctccttccatgtctttttttttcccccagagctgaggaccaaacccagggccttacgcttgctaggcaagcactctaccactgagctaaatccccaacccctccttccATGTCTTGTAGTAACCTTTTTGTAGTGAGATCAAAGGAGTAAACTGACTTGAGACAGACATTGCTGGTCAGTTGGCGCAGAACAATCTCCACGTTCCCTAACTTTCCCAGCCTACTCTCAGTTCATAGCCTTTGagactatttttacttttttctcttatcTGATGCCTTATACTTCAGGCCCAGTTTTATCTTAGAGAGTCTCCACAAAATACTCACCCTCTGGGGGCCTTGGGTACTATTCCCAGTGCCAAGTCTCCACCTCATTCCAAGTGCTTCAAGTCTCTGGCCTAGTATACTGCCCACTCTGCCCTACCTCCCCACTACTATCCCTCCCTTTCCTACTAGATTTGGGCAACACCACTTCATCCAAGTTTTCCACTCTCACCACcttctacattttgccttagCAGTACCTATTATGCTATATAATTAAATGATTGCTTATAAAACTGTTTAATGTCCATCTTCTCTATGCATGAAGGAACAATGTCTCTTACTCATTATTCCATCCCTAGTGGCCACCATTACAGAACCTGGTAAAACACAAATCacatggatgagtgggtgggtggatgaacgaatggatagataggcaggcaggcatggaaaaacaaacacatgggTGGATTAGAGATGTTGAATAATGAGTTACTGGGCACAGTGATACATGCCTATAAGCCTGGCTACTCAGGAAGCTTAGGCTGTAAGATTCTAAATTCAAGGACTACCTGAACTATATAATGAGCTCAATCCTGGCCTGGgtaacttaatgagaccctgtcttaaaaataaaggagCCGGGCAGTAGTGAACCataaactttaatcccagcacttgggaggcagaggcaggcggatctctgcgagtttgaggccagcctggtttacagagtgagttccaggacagtcactactgttacacagagaaaccttgtctcgaaaaaccaaaaacagaaaaaagggggaggggggctccCTGGGGGGGGTGGAATATAGTTCTAAATGTAGGGAGGCAGCTGCAGATATAGCTCATCAACAGAGCTCATAAATAGCACACATAaggccatgagttcaatcccagtaTCATAGAAAAAGATGATTAATCCCGGAGGTttcctggggaggcaggagagctcaaggccagcctgccagcctgggttacacatcAATGTCAAAGCCAGTCTAAGATGCAGATTAAGAccctctccaaaaaagaaaaagaaaactgaggatgtagctcagtggtagagcacttgcctagactGGCTGAGGCCAAGGTTTGAGGCCCAAttagtgagagaagaaaaaacaaaatttagtaATTTAGATGACAACTTTTCCTataatccttttatttttatatatatataattataaaacataataaatatatataatatataaaataaatatataaataccctACAGAGCACTGCCTTATTGAAGTGACTCAAATTAAAGAAGTAAAAAGCAGGGACCCAAAAGAGTTTGATTTGTGGATCCCAAGAACAAGATCCCCATCAACAGAAAActaattcagtattttaaaaatgaatagttaCAATGGGCTGAGTACCTCAAAGCCCTTCATCCATTGATCTGCTCTCCACGACCCCCACTCTGAACACTATCCCTTTCTAGCCTCACCTGTCCCATGGATCTGGTCCCAAAGACTCACAGATGGATTCTTTGCAGCCATGTTCTTGACGGAAAAAGCCTTGAGCACCAAGTACCAAAACATGACCACCCCCTCAAGAGTCTCTATTCCTATCCTCAAGGAGACAGCTGTAGTTAACCCTGGTCAATGTCACACATTTTGGGACCTAATTTAGCTGAAGCCTCTCCAGACAATGAATGCCTAGTGGAGGCTAACTAGAGGAAGTTATTTCATGTGTCTTACTGAGTGGTTCTTGCCAGTCTATAAAGCTCTAAACCCAGCTTTGCCACTCCCTCACTGCCCACTCTAGCCATCACTTACTAAAAGATCCCTCTCTAACGATGAGATCCTtacctggaactatgtagaccctcccggccttgaacttgcagctatccatttctgcttctgcctgctcccaagtgctgggattgaaaggaCTATCCCATTATGCTCAGCTTCACTTCACACTTATCACTCCACCTTTCatctttccaaaaataaataaatggaaagctAAATCCTCCCAGGTCCAAAACCCTCTCAAAACTTCAAAGCATGTAGTAAAATTCCCTTTGCCCTTTATTCTCCAGATCTCTTGCCAAGTGATTGTTCTACTTCCTATCATCCACCCTCCTGCCCATGCTCACTCTAACTTCTACAGCTGAGGTCTTTAACTCTCATCCCCATGCACACTGCCAGCTTGGCACCCACATTCCTTTAACATAAAGGTCACCACATCTATCCCCTATACAAATCCTACTTGCTCTGCATTGcctaagagaaaagaaataaaatgtaatcccAAATTCCTCTGCAAAACATTTAAGGCCCTCCACAACTGACTTTTCAATCCTCCCAATTCTGTTACACTTTATTCTTAAATAAACTCTAGTCACCTCTATCTATTCTCATTGTGTTCTCCAAATCTCtaaatgtgttaatttttgtCTATTAACTTCCTAAAATActtttggggttgttttgttttgtaagccAAGTTCTCACTCAAGTAaataattcttctgcctcagcctctcagaatgctgGATTACATGTATAAGCCACATTAGAAGCTATTAACTTAATATCTAAACTAACTGAGCACTCTTTGCTGCTCATACTTCCTCTCCCTTATCCCAGCCTGAATTTCTCTGTCCACTCATTGATCCCTCTTTAATCCTAGGATAGGTACTAGACATAGGTACTCTAACTTATGGTAGTCATTTTCCTATGAATGAATTTCTGTCTTTATCATATCTCAGAATGGGATGGAAGCTCTTTACTAGACAAAATGTCTTATTTCTACAATGTGGTTTAACTACAAAGTGTTCTGTCGATTTAGGAAATACCCCTGAAGCACTATGAAGCAACCAAGAGAAACACTCAAGGTCCCTAGTCCCAGGGACAAAGATGCTAGTCCCCCAGCAGCTCAATCTGAAGAGCTTTTCTTCAGCTGTTTTTGCTGCCTTTTGGAGAGCTGCTTCCGATTGCTCTGTAGGACAGAAAGGTCGGACCTTGAGGAAGAGCAGTAGCCCACATTTTCTGCTTTTAGGGGCTTGATAATATGGCCTAGTTTGGTGCTAACCTTGGGAACTGTCAGCTTTTGAAAGGCCCTCTGGGTGTTCCATGTGCACCCAATAGGGTTCTGGATGGTCCTTTCAAATTGCTGGTGATGGGTGAATGGGTGCGGAACAGCCCGCACCTGATGAGCTGCTGCATGGATGTTGCGCTTCTCATTGATAATCACATTTGGTAAATTCTTGTCTTTTCTTGGAGCACTTTCAGGAGCTTTAATGAGAAAACGGCGTCTTTTCTTGGCACTGGGCTTCAGACCTATACCAACCCACTCACCCCATCCAGGCAATGTCAGGTCCACATCCTTTGGTTTACTTGCCTCTAcagcttcccttttctcttttaagaattctctgaTGACATCATCCCCAGCAAAAGCTTCCTTTATTATCTGCTTGTGGTCTGTCTCCACTTCATCTTCCAACTCCTCTATTGTGGGCACTGCCAAAGACTTCACAGAAGGTCTAGTAGTTAGGAGATTCTGTAGATCAATCATtggttccttttttctcttctttctggagGCATCAGGTATACTGGGTGggttcctctccttcccctctccttttaCCATAGGTCTGGGAAGCCCCTTTTTTGGATAATGTCCCTCTTTGCTCAACTCTCCTTGTTCTTCCAGAACAGGTGCTCTCTCTAGCCTTTGAAGCATCGGGCTCTCCTCCGGAGCAAGttcctctctctgggtctggagAACAGTTCCCACTGAACTCCCTTTTTGCTGCTCAGATTGATGGTTTTCCTTGTGGAGTTTCTGAAGCAATACCCTCGATTCAGATAATACCTCCTGGCCATCAGAGTCTTCCGTCTCCTGGCCACCCACTGGCTTAGCACTATTGGGCTCAACTCTTTCTTGAAAGACTTTTTCCTTCACCAGAAGCTCTTTGGCCACTGGTTTCTCATCTCTCTCACTTTCAGAAGACCCATCAGCCACCAGTTCGGGCAGCTGTCCAGGGTCGGTCTTGATCTCACCCCTTGTTGCATGGCTGTTGCAACTCCTGAGCATCCAGGGATTTCGACCAGCTGCATCCATCTGTAGGTCGTTCATTCCATCAGAGGCAGGGATTACTCCCTCTTCGGtgcattcctcctcctcctcctcctccctctccgaAACTACCTGGAGTTTCTGTGTCAGTTCTCTGTTCTTCGCCAATTGTTCCTGCATAGCTTTGCGAGCCTCCAGGTCATATCTGGCCCTAATTGCCTTTGACCTGGCCCATTTCCCACCGCCCTGGTGCTTAAGGCTCATGCGCTCCATCATTCTGGCCTCTTCCATTTTTCCCAGTTCTTGCAATGCAGCACTTGGGCAGTCCTTCCATAGCTGCTCAAACTCTTTTAAGGCTTTCTTGGTCTTgcctttctttataaatttgtGATACTTCTtacttttgattttcttctctcttcgAGCTCGGGCCTCATAGTAGGACTGCAGAGCCCGCgtcctctggagctctgctcggtgtATTTTCGCTTCTTCCAGGCTCATGGCTTTAAGGGAGGCTTtttccatgggagtcaacaaagggTCTGTCACTGGCTGCTTGTTCTTGTGAAGGAGGTTGAAAACTTCTTGCTCCAGGGGAGTTCTTGTTTTCCAGTCAGTGAATACATGTTCAATGGGAGCAACAGCTGGCGGCTCCTTCTCCATAGGAAAAACCAGCTGTTCTGCTTGCCGGTTCTTCAGAACAACGGGATCCCACTTGGAGAGCATCTGTGAGGTTTTGCTGAATGCTGCTTCCCTGAGGATCTGGTCAGCCTCTTTTTTGTCAAGGGGTACCGCAAGAGTCTTTGACCTGGCCCTGAGCAGTTGCTTTTTCACAGCAGCCAACGAAGATAATGCTGTAGCAGACTCCAGCAAATCTGAAAGAACCAGCTTTTCACCTGACCCTTCAGAAGTGACATTGAACTCGGACACCTTCAGACTAGCCTCCGATCTCTCTGCCAATTTCCAACTCTTCTTTCCG
This genomic window from Peromyscus leucopus breed LL Stock chromosome 13, UCI_PerLeu_2.1, whole genome shotgun sequence contains:
- the LOC114703304 gene encoding U3 small nucleolar RNA-associated protein 14 homolog B-like translates to MEPKRSQTGRFFKSSQPAKRKQAATMNVTKKVAELLTLSHQDELVELPDHYPSSTSEDEGGSDGERKCQKLLEAVSSLGGKKSWKLAERSEASLKVSEFNVTSEGSGEKLVLSDLLESATALSSLAAVKKQLLRARSKTLAVPLDKKEADQILREAAFSKTSQMLSKWDPVVLKNRQAEQLVFPMEKEPPAVAPIEHVFTDWKTRTPLEQEVFNLLHKNKQPVTDPLLTPMEKASLKAMSLEEAKIHRAELQRTRALQSYYEARARREKKIKSKKYHKFIKKGKTKKALKEFEQLWKDCPSAALQELGKMEEARMMERMSLKHQGGGKWARSKAIRARYDLEARKAMQEQLAKNRELTQKLQVVSEREEEEEEECTEEGVIPASDGMNDLQMDAAGRNPWMLRSCNSHATRGEIKTDPGQLPELVADGSSESERDEKPVAKELLVKEKVFQERVEPNSAKPVGGQETEDSDGQEVLSESRVLLQKLHKENHQSEQQKGSSVGTVLQTQREELAPEESPMLQRLERAPVLEEQGELSKEGHYPKKGLPRPMVKGEGKERNPPSIPDASRKKRKKEPMIDLQNLLTTRPSVKSLAVPTIEELEDEVETDHKQIIKEAFAGDDVIREFLKEKREAVEASKPKDVDLTLPGWGEWVGIGLKPSAKKRRRFLIKAPESAPRKDKNLPNVIINEKRNIHAAAHQVRAVPHPFTHHQQFERTIQNPIGCTWNTQRAFQKLTVPKVSTKLGHIIKPLKAENVGYCSSSRSDLSVLQSNRKQLSKRQQKQLKKSSSD